TCTTTTCCTAGGTTGTGGAAATTGGGTTTTTCTTTCGttattttttcctcaaaaaGTCCTCATTTTCATAGAAATTTcctgatattattatttatatgttttatgaTTTCGTGAATGGATGCAGGAGTTCCACATCATCTCTTGGGAACATTAAATCCAAATGTGGAATTCACTGCTAAGGACTTTCGGGATTCTGCTATTCCTGTGAGTTAGCTTTTGCCTTCTTCTTGAGCATTTGGTACTGTGCATATGCCATATAGGTTCTCAGCATTGGGAAATGCAGATACCTTTTGAAATGTTGTGTGGTTTTTGGGATTTTCATGGTCTTTATTATAGCTACTAATAATGCAATAAATGGCTTCATGGTACTAACAGTTGATAGAGTCATTCTAATTCCCATTTATTTACTTGGCTAAAAAGTAATGGTGTTATTTGGTTAAGCTCAGTAGCAATCCTTTTGGCCTTGCTAATTCAATTAGTTGTCAAATGATAATTAGTGCTGAGTCCTAATTATCACAAACACAACCATTTGTTTTGGCTTAGgtatttctcattattttaattgatcatgtgaatgttttgatttgattgagttTATTATATTTCAGCTCATCAATGAGATTCTGTCTCGCAATTGCTTGCCAGTTGTTGTTGGAGGTACAAATTACTATATCCAGGTAATGCTGTTTGCGTTGTCATTTGAGTAAGGTCTAGCATGGAggtctttcttttatttcctgGCAAGGAGCTTTCTGGGCTGACCAGGAAGAGATATGTCTCTTTTAGTATATTCACATTACAAATTGTTAGCTCTtgcattttcattttcctttttaaaactGCTGTGCTGTCTTTTACTCTTTTCCATTTACTTACTGCGTTCAGGCTCTTGTAAGTCCATTCCTTCTAGATGATACAACAAATGATTTAGATGAAAGCCTTCTGAATCATCCTTCTGGTATACACCAACTCTATTGGCTTAATCTGCATTAATCTGCAATTTAAATGAGATTGATATACTTCACATGTTAACAGGTGATGAGCAGACTGATCATGCAACTGACTCTGGGAGAGAGAGTTTCAATCATAGCTATGATTATCTTAGAGAACTTGATCCTGTTGCAGCAAACAGACTCCATCCAAATAACCATAGAAAGGTAGGGATTCCAACTTTTCACGTTAGTGCAGTCcttgaaaaacatgttgaaatgtGCAATTTTTGTAGCTACCTTATTTCCGTAGACTTAATTGTTGTGCCACAATGGAAATTTTTTCGCTATTCTGCTcacttcatcttctttttaCCTAGATGAATTGTCTTACTGAAACATAATTATAGAGAAAATTAATTGTGCATGAACAAAAAGTCTTCTCCTGGGAGGACTGATAAATtcattagaaattttttattgtaaatttggCATCTCCCTTTCAGCAGCATCATCTACTAATCAGTCTAGAAAGACATGgtattaacctttttttttcttgatatcgctaaattttgttttctatacaGATCAATCAGTACCTTAATTTGTATGCTCGCTCTGGTATCCTCCCTAGCAAACTTTATCAGGGAAAGGCTGCAGAGGTTTGTATTTCTTACTAAATATGTATTCATGCAATCATATTTGTTCTCATTATAAACAAGTGCTAAACATCAATCCAAACTTGTTGGCATCAGCTATAAGGATCCTTTTGCACCATTCAGCTTGATCATACATTTTCTCATTATATTTCAGATATTTTATACCAGAATAGAACTCTGCAATTATTTTGAAGCTGTTGTGATTTTGGAAAAACGAATGTTTTGTATGTGGGCAGTTATTTATCAATACTTGTTTCTTAAATTTAGAGGATATGCTACCTAcacattttcaatttcacctcacTTTTAAGTGTGATTTCCATATATAGTAAATAGATGCCCCCTAAAGTTTTTTGTGTGTCTCCGTTTACCTATTATTTTActctgttttattttcattttcatatttttaacatatcttTGCTTTCTGTttgtaacttttatttttggccTTTAGGCCATCTTCTTAAATTGCTGTTTTGCTTGTAGTTTAACCTTGCATGATTCAACAAAATTCTGACACTTTGGCTACTTGATGTCTTGGCATGCATCTTCACGttggaaaattttgaaatgCAGTATATATTACTTGAAGAAGATTGGTTGCTGCAAGTATCTGCATCCCTTACTGAGATTTTCTGGATTTAGAAAGAATTAGTAACTTTTCCCAGGAGGAATAAAACTAATGTCACAGCAGCTTAGGTTCAGCATGTTAGCTCTTAACTGAACAGAATGGGACTTGGATCCATCAAAGCCAATTCCAACTGTTGGAATTGAAGCTTCACAAAACAGAGTTGTAGAAATGAAACTATTCTTACCTGCGTGCTCTTAAAATTTGTAACATCTTGATTGTGGCAGGGCAGAATTGGGGTTGCATGGATAATTATAGGTTCCATTGCTGTTTTATATGTGTTGATGCTGATATCCCAGTTCTGGACCGGTATGTGGAACAAAGAGTAGATAGCATGATAGATGCTGGATTACTTGGTGAAGTCTGTGAGGTTTACAATTATAATGCGGATTATACTCGAGGTTTGCGGCAAGCCATTGGTGTGCGGgagtttgataattttctgaggGTTTACATGTCAGATGAAAAAGGACACGACTCTATGGGATCTCTCTTTTTGCAGTCAAAAAACGAGGATGTGAAGCTGTTGAAAGATAATATGAGGGAAATCCTCCATTCCTCTGATGATAACCAACTTAAAATTTTGTTGGCAGAAGCTATTGACAAAGTAAAAGCGAACACCAGAAGACTTGTTCGTGTACAAGTAAGTCTGTATTGTCTCACATTATCTACTTGTCTTTGTCAGACATGCACTTGTGTTGAAGATCATATCTgacatttcaatatttttcacaCTTCCGAAACAATCACTCCTGTTTATAGCATTGCTTATACTGTATATGTGCATGTGTTTGTGACTGTACATGCAAAAATTGTACCACTTGAATGCACAAGCAGCTCCTAAATCCTTTTTATCCTCTTGAATGCACAAGCAGCTCCTATATCCTTTTTATCCTCTTGAATGCACAAGCAGCTCCTATATcctttatcatatttttactCAAATCATTCATGAAATTGCTATGGTGCACCTCATTCTCTGTTAAATGTGTTTATTGTGTCCAACATATGTAACTTCATGTTTTATGGTCAGCTCAAAGACTTGAGTggtttaaatattattgttttatagaAGAGGAGGCTTACTCGGCTTCAAACATTCTTTGGATGGAACATACATTATGTTGATGCAACAGAATTCATATCATGTAAACCTTTCCAAGTCCTAGTTGTTTCATCCCTTCTCATAACATGCTTTGCAATGTACCCTGCTAAATCACACGGGTACTCATGTTTCAGGCAAATCGGATGAATTGTGGGCTGGACAAGTTGTTAGCTCCGCTGTGAATGTTATCAGAGCTTTTCTAACCGAGGAGAGGAGTGCAGTGCCTGATTTGGAAACGCATGTTGGTGGTGGAATGAAATCAGTTGAGAGGAACTTGTGGACTCAATACATTTGCAAGGTTTGCACGTCTCGAAGTACTTGAAGAATtatccttttttcttaattttgactTGTTTACTTGAATTGTCGATGTCGGCTGGTGTTTGGAAGAAGAAGGGCCAGGCTCTAAAATATGCTTGCTTGCGTCTTTGTTGCTGTTAGGCTTGTGGGAATAGAGTGCTTAGAGGAGCTCATGAGTGGGAACAGCACAAACAGGGCCGTGGGCATAGAAAACGAATCTCTCGGCTACGGAAATCACAAGGACACAGCTATTCCTTAGTGGAGCAGGAGGTCATCTCCAACAGTAGCTAGTCACCAATTTTCATGATCGTACAATCCTGGTTATGAGATGGAATGTTCTAAAGTATTTGCAAGTGGACCTCACCTGTATTGGTTTAACAACCTGGTTGATTGTCCATAACATCCCTAAAATTATTTCCCAGTGACTGCCTTTTAGATTCTCCCAGCTCATTTACAATGTGAGAAACGGGAAGAGCTAGCAAGGGAAAGGTACCAACAACTTCGTTTATCATTCtgcccaatttttttttcctattctcaATCTTACTTGATGTTCATTCCTTTTCTGCGTATTTGTTAAACCTGTCACTCcgtaaaacaatgtttttttaataaaaagtaattaaccTATGTTGATACAGTGATCAGTTGGTTAATTGGATTGGTATTCAATGATTACTGTTCCTTTTTAATCAGTGGGGACAAGCTCTGGACTGTGAAATATGAATAGTACTTTTATGTATAGTGAGTCAGACGTCAAAGAGGGTACAAAATATCAAAGCTTTGATTTGTGATTGTACAGATAGACGTGAATGCAAGGGTGTTATAATTCACTACCCACTTTAGTCAGCATCAGAGTGTTGTCTCATTAATTAGCAATTATGGATTTCATTACCGCCTTCTGTCAGCACTAGATCGGTGCCACGCCATGTCATGTGCCGGACTCTTTTTTTGaaccggaaaaaaaagttgagggaaCACTtatatttgtaaagaaaaaaaaattcgttaacttaattaatttaataatataataaaaatataagataaaaattaaaaaattaaatattaaatgatgatacTGAGAAAAATTTAATCCTTGTTAACTTTTCAGTTTCGAGTTATCAAATCAAaagcattataaataaaaaaattatgaggattaaaattacacaataaaaactataaaataaatccaaaataaaaaaacaataaaa
This region of Populus trichocarpa isolate Nisqually-1 chromosome 9, P.trichocarpa_v4.1, whole genome shotgun sequence genomic DNA includes:
- the LOC7478627 gene encoding tRNA dimethylallyltransferase 2 isoform X2, producing the protein MSCTAWLTSERSTEREMESDSAAEEALQNPSNTDGGEKLTVTKKEEKEEKPKLVVIMGPTGSGKSKLAIDLAAHFPVEIINADSMQVYRGLDVLTNKVPISDQEGVPHHLLGTLNPNVEFTAKDFRDSAIPLINEILSRNCLPVVVGGTNYYIQALVSPFLLDDTTNDLDESLLNHPSGDEQTDHATDSGRESFNHSYDYLRELDPVAANRLHPNNHRKINQYLNLYARSGILPSKLYQGKAAENWGCMDNYRFHCCFICVDADIPVLDRYVEQRVDSMIDAGLLGEVCEVYNYNADYTRGLRQAIGVREFDNFLRVYMSDEKGHDSMGSLFLQSKNEDVKLLKDNMREILHSSDDNQLKILLAEAIDKVKANTRRLVRVQKRRLTRLQTFFGWNIHYVDATEFISCKSDELWAGQVVSSAVNVIRAFLTEERSAVPDLETHVGGGMKSVERNLWTQYICKKKGQALKYACLRLCCC
- the LOC7478627 gene encoding tRNA dimethylallyltransferase 2 isoform X1; amino-acid sequence: MSCTAWLTSERSTEREMESDSAAEEALQNPSNTDGGEKLTVTKKEEKEEKPKLVVIMGPTGSGKSKLAIDLAAHFPVEIINADSMQVYRGLDVLTNKVPISDQEGVPHHLLGTLNPNVEFTAKDFRDSAIPLINEILSRNCLPVVVGGTNYYIQALVSPFLLDDTTNDLDESLLNHPSGDEQTDHATDSGRESFNHSYDYLRELDPVAANRLHPNNHRKINQYLNLYARSGILPSKLYQGKAAENWGCMDNYRFHCCFICVDADIPVLDRYVEQRVDSMIDAGLLGEVCEVYNYNADYTRGLRQAIGVREFDNFLRVYMSDEKGHDSMGSLFLQSKNEDVKLLKDNMREILHSSDDNQLKILLAEAIDKVKANTRRLVRVQKRRLTRLQTFFGWNIHYVDATEFISCKSDELWAGQVVSSAVNVIRAFLTEERSAVPDLETHVGGGMKSVERNLWTQYICKACGNRVLRGAHEWEQHKQGRGHRKRISRLRKSQGHSYSLVEQEVISNSS